The following are encoded together in the Buteo buteo chromosome 24, bButBut1.hap1.1, whole genome shotgun sequence genome:
- the UBE2D2 gene encoding ubiquitin-conjugating enzyme E2 D2 isoform X3: MFHWQATIMGPNDSPYQGGVFFLTIHFPTDYPFKPPKVAFTTRIYHPNINSNGSICLDILRSQWSPALTISKVLLSICSLLCDPNPDDPLVPEIARIYKTDREKYNRIAREWTQKYAM; the protein is encoded by the exons tgttCCATTGGCAAGCTACAATAATGGGACCA AATGACAGTCCCTATCAAGGTGGAGTATTTTTCTTGACAATTCACTTCCCAACAGATTATCCCTTCAAACCACCTAAG gTTGCATTTACAACAAGAATCTATCATCCAAATATTAACAGTAATGGCAGCATTTGTCTTGATATTCTACGATCACAGTGGTCCCCAGCACTAACTATTTCAAAAG TACTTTTGTCCATCTGTTCTCTGTTGTGTGATCCCAATCCAGATGATCCTTTAGTGCCTGAGATTGCACGGATCTACAAAACAGATAGAGAAAA GTACAACAGAATAGCTCGGGAATGGACTCAGAAGTATGCGatgtaa